AAAAAGGTATATGTGCGTGATATGCACGCTGGTGCACACTCAAAGTATCGTTTAAATGTGCGCGTAGTAAATACTCAGGCATGGCACAACATGTTTTGTTACAATATGTTTTTGCGCCCCACCGAAGAGGAATATAAAAACTTTCAGCCCAACTTTACCATTATCAACATTCCTGAGTTTAAGGCAAACCCTGCCGAAGATGGTACTCGTCAGGAAAACTTCACCATTGTTAACTTTACCAAGCGCATGATATTGATTGGTGGTACTGGTTACGCTGGTGAAATGAAAAAGGGTATTTTCTCTGTCTTGAATTATACCTTACCACACGAAGAAGGAGTGTTGTCTATGCACTGCTCTGCCAATGTAGGTGAAAAAGGCGATACTGCGGTATTCTTTGGACTTTCGGGCACAGGTAAAACTACGCTTTCGGCTGACCCTAACCGTGGTTTGATTGGTGATGATGAGCACGGCTGGTCTGACGATAAAGTGTTTAACTTTGAAGGTGGATGTTATGCAAAAGTAATTGACCTTACCCGTGAAAAAGAGCCTCAAATTTATGATGCTATCCGCTTTGGAGCCATTGTAGAAAACACCCGTTTTCAGGAAGGTTCTCGCAGTGTAAACTATGAAGATGCGAGTGTTACACAAAATACCCGTACATCTTACCCCATTCATCATATAGACAACGCTTTGCCTCAGTCTATTGCTGAACCTCCAAAAAACATTTTCTTCCTTACAGCTGATGCATTTGGTGTATTGCCTCCTGTGTCTAAACTAACTCCAGGGCAGGCAATGTATCACTTTATCTCTGGCTATACGGCCAAAGTAGCAGGTACTGAGGTAGGTATCAAAGACCCTGTACCTTCGTTTTCTGCTTGTTTTGGAGCTGCATTTTTGCCATTGCACCCTACCAAATATGCTGAAATGTTGGGTAAAAAGATGAAAGAGCAAAATGTAAATGTATGGTTAATTAATACTGGTTGGACTGGCGGACCATTTGGTGTAGGTGCTCGTATGAAGTTGCCTTATACCCGTGCTATGATCACGGCGGCCTTAAATGGCGAGTTGGATAATGTAGACTATGTGCAACACAATATTTTTGGTGTAAGCATGCCAACTACTTGCCCCAATGTACCAGATGAAGTCTTGAGCCCCCGTAACACCTGGAAAGACAAAGAAGCGTATGATGCCAAAGCAAATCACTTGGCCAGCGAGTTTGTTAAAAACTTTGCCCAGTATGCTGACTTTGCCAATGAAGAAATTATGGCAGGTGCTCCCAAAGCAAGCGCCGATGCATAACTTAATTTAGGTCGTTATATCAACGATTTATTACATACACCAAAACAGCCATTTGCAAGGTAAACACTGCGCCTAATGGCTGTTTTTTTTATATACTCACTTTTATATGGGTAATAATGAGTAATATTGGGTAAAAAAAGTACTCAAGCTTTTTGGTTTATTGGAGGTCTAATCAATAAATCGTAAATTAAGCCCAAAATCAGAAAACAACCTAACTACCTAACATCTTATTACACATATGAAAACATTATACTCTCACCAGGCAGCCCAAAAACTGCCCATACTAATTGGTGGTTTATGCTACCATTGTACCTATTTTACTTTTACCAAACAAACATTTCTAAGGTAACCTTATAAACAACATTTGTTGGAAGTAGCCCTATTTTTTGAATAAATAGCCATTTGTTCAAAAACACGGGAGACGTATGTTTTGACTCGACTCAAAAAGTCGTTTACTCACAACTATGGCACTACTATGCCTTTACAGCAACTTGATTAGCAACAAACAATCAAATACATACTAATTACACATTAATAACTAATAATCAATCTTACATTATTATGAAGAATTTACGATTTACTTTACTTGCAGTTTTCTGCCTGATTGGTCAATTGACATGGGCACAAAACACTACTAATTACGGTAACTCTTCTGGTACAGGAGGGTCTAATTCTAGCTATTTTGGCTATAGGACAGGTACATCATCTACAGGAGCCTCTAATACTTTTATGGGAGCTTCTAGTGGATATAACAATACTACAGGAGCTTACAACACCTTTATGGGACAGGCTTCGGGGTATATCAATACTACAGGAAGCAATAACACTTACATAGGACACTGGAGCGGAAACCGGAATACTACGGGAAATAATAATGCTGCTTTGGGTTATCGTACTGCACGTTTTAACACCACAGGGCATTCAAATGCTTTGGTTGGCTATATGAGTGGCTACACCAACACTACAGGCTACAGCAATGTGGCAATGGGTTTTCAGTCGGCTTAT
This is a stretch of genomic DNA from Microscilla marina ATCC 23134. It encodes these proteins:
- the pckA gene encoding phosphoenolpyruvate carboxykinase (ATP), which codes for MQEFGLKSSKSGLEDLGIKQVKEAHWNLSPAELTEEAVKNGEGTITDTGALMADTGEFTGRSPQDKFTVKDEKTQDTVWWGDINFPISSENFDALHQKMAAFLADKKVYVRDMHAGAHSKYRLNVRVVNTQAWHNMFCYNMFLRPTEEEYKNFQPNFTIINIPEFKANPAEDGTRQENFTIVNFTKRMILIGGTGYAGEMKKGIFSVLNYTLPHEEGVLSMHCSANVGEKGDTAVFFGLSGTGKTTLSADPNRGLIGDDEHGWSDDKVFNFEGGCYAKVIDLTREKEPQIYDAIRFGAIVENTRFQEGSRSVNYEDASVTQNTRTSYPIHHIDNALPQSIAEPPKNIFFLTADAFGVLPPVSKLTPGQAMYHFISGYTAKVAGTEVGIKDPVPSFSACFGAAFLPLHPTKYAEMLGKKMKEQNVNVWLINTGWTGGPFGVGARMKLPYTRAMITAALNGELDNVDYVQHNIFGVSMPTTCPNVPDEVLSPRNTWKDKEAYDAKANHLASEFVKNFAQYADFANEEIMAGAPKASADA